The genome window ATTTACCCCATCATTGCAAAAAAATCATTTGCGATcagaaaagtggatttgttgtgacagagtgctttaagcCCCTTTAATTGGGCaaacctacatttcccaggatgtgCTTAAACCCCTCTCACAAAATACTGAGTCTGGAGGCACCCCTTCAGTGGCACTTTTCTgcactcacatccacaccatagattgaaagcacatttaaagcacatggcttcctcgaAAGACTGCTGGGAAcagtcatttgttaagggtgctgggagttgtagctcactgaggggtaaactacagttcctggcattctttggggggagctgtGAGCTTTAGATGTGCTTTCAGTCTATGGTATGGACGGGTTGATgcatagccatgctggctggggctgatgggagtttgagtccccAAACTGCTGGAGGGCATCTcattgggaagggcagctgtggagAATCTTTTGAGGGTGTGCAGGTACTTGTGGAGTGGAGGGAAGAAAGAATGGGAAGCTTTTATTCCATGACCATCTCGTAAGTTAACTTATCCAAGGAGCCAAGCCTATAGATTAAAATTGTTTGTCATTCCCTCTCCATAGGAACTGAGCTTTATATGCAGTGGCACCTAGgggctccatgtcactggggcagcGGAATCCGCTCTGAGTTTAGGTCCAAACTTTCAGAGAGTTTGAACTGAaagctggagcagattccactgtcccactgacatggagccaccagctgccaccatTTATATGTGTAGTGTAGATGTGACTTGCACGTTGATTACACATTTGCTTCCTATatattctctctcttttctgGGAGGGTGTGCAGATGTTTGCTATGTACCAGCCAGAGATACCCATCAACCCCCTGTTCAACGAGGCAAAGGAACGCTCTCAACTGGACGTGGCTTACCTTGGTGGGAGGGACTGCCGACCAGACACAAACCTCAACTTCATGGGCGAGGAATCCTATGACAACAATGAAAACTGGAGCCAACACAAATCGGGGATCTTGACGCAAGGGGAATCTGAGCAACGAGGTGATGACAACGCACCCGAGGCATCTGATAATCAACGAGTGCTTACGGAGAGGCAGAAAGCAACGAGCCCACCTAGGGATGTTCCCCAGGGCTTGAAGTGTGATGGCATGTCCTTTGGCtctgaagaagaggaggaagaggaagacgtCCGCAGTCCTCCAGAAGGGGCAGAGGTCAATGGCCTGGAGCTTGAGAAAACCACCACCGAGGAGAGGATGAAAGAAAATAGGAAGCTAGCCAGCTCCCCTTTGGAAGACAATGGTTATGCCAGCAGTTCTCTGAGCATCGACAGCCCTGACAGTGGGGGTGCTGCAGGTGCTTGGGACATGACCACTGTTGCCACGGAAGAATGGAAAGGTCACACAGAGCTACTGTCCCCTGTGGATGCTGAGGCAGAGAACTCTCCTCCGAGCTCCGAGACCCTCTTCCCGGCACTGGCCGAGGCTTTCCGGAACCTCCAGGACAAGAAGAAGTTCAAGGAGCGGGAGAAAGAGAAGCATCACATCCACTTGGTGATGTATCGCCGCCTTGCTTTGCTCCGCTGGATACGCAGCCTCCAAGAGAAGGTTGTCGACCAGCAAAACCGGCTGCAGGAGAGCTTCGACACCATCTTGGACAACCGCAAAGAACTCATTCGATGTGTCCAGCATGACATGGGCTATGCCAAGAACACAGCTCAGGCAGAGATGTAAACAACACGACTCCCTGCTCTTTCTGTGGACTCTGCGGCCTGTGGGCCCTGCAGTCGCCCAAGAAGGTGACTACAGATTTCCATATTTGCATGGGTGGGagacttttttaaatgttttatgttcTTCCTGTGGTATACCAGAACATCACCAGCCCATTAAGCATGAGCACCTTGAGCCCTAGCACATGGGCCATATTATTTATGCATAGATGCACTTTTCAAACTTGTTTCACTCTACAGTGTTCTGCATGGCTTCTCTTGGGTGAAAGGCAAAACACAACGCATAACAAAAATTGAATAGGGAGAGTTTGATCCTATGATGAGATCTCAAGATCGTGAAGGAAAATTGGGCAGGACATTGGCACATATATGCATAGCAGTCTAATGTCAGGGACCGGGGAGGGGGGCTTGAAAGAGGAGCCCAGTGGGTCAGTTTCCATTGGCCTATGTGCCCTGTGCCTGTGGCTGGAGAAGGGAACTGCCCTTTGGCTCAAACCGTGGCAGAAATGCTTTGCAATGGAATTCTCATGATCCTGAACATCGGGTGATGCAAGAGAGCAAATCTGGAGTCACTCCCTGCCATAGCTTCTAGTCCCACTGGTCTCCCTGAGTCTGAGCAGCATGTTTGGCTACCCCACTGTGCTTCCAGATTGTTTTCCTGCTGTCTGCCTGTCACGCAGCCTCCTGGTCATTTCCCTGCCTTGTTGGGCTTACCAGCTGCAGAAACAGTGGTGCTGGGTCGGTTTTCTATCAAGGCCTCACACTCTCTATTCCAGCCCATTCTCTCTGCTTCCAGATCCTTGCAGTGTCTTCAGTCAGTATTGATCCTCCTGGCCCTTAGAACAAGGGGTTTTATCcaacgctagtcctactcagagtagagtagacctactgaaattaatgagcatgactaacttaggtccattaatttcagtgggtctcctctgagtagaacttcaTTGGATGCAGACCCAAGGTGCCTGAAACCAAAGGTTCTGGAGAGATTTGGAATGATCACGAAATGACCGATTCTCCTGATtacttttctgctttttctttttctgactatatatatataacctttgtttgattcctccccccaccccagttagCACAGGTTGACTTTGGCATACACTGGACGCTGGTCTTCTGGATGGATCAATGTGTATCCAGAACACCTTAACTCACATGCAACCCAGCCCAAAGTTGTCAAGTCTTGTGATTCTGACCTAACCCTTGATATGTGCTGAACTATTTCACAAGCTTGGGTTTACAAGTCCAAATGCATAGTTGCACTGACTGTAAGAAGTGCGGTCTTCATGGATGttgtcattattgttattattaaatttgtgtcctgcccttcctcccagctggaaccctgggctcctgcaagAAGTAGAGATGGcctctaacttggatggctttaaaagaagattagagaaattgacGGAGGATAAGCGGCGACGGCTACTAGCTGCGGTGgccatgttcttcctccactgtcggcggtagtatgcctctgaatatcggtttatttatttattacatttgtatgccgccccatagccgaagctctctgggcggtttacaacaattaaaacattaaaagcaaatatacaaatttaaaaacacattttaaaaaagcaatctaaaaacacatgctaaaatgcctgggagaagaggaaagtctaacctgtcgccgaaaagataacagtgttggcgccaggcacatgtCGTCAAGaaaatcatttcataatttggccaccactgagaaggccctctcccttgttgccatcctcacagcttcctttggagtaggcacccggaggaggtccttggatgttgagcgtaatatcggttgctgggaatcacaaatggtgAGAGTGCTATTGCGCTCGGGCCCTACTTGAGGGCTTCCTGTAGCTTCTCGTTCTAGTTGGCCACCATCAGATCAAGACgctagaccagatgggcctttggcctgctccagcaacAAAACTTGTCTTATGGTCTTGATGGCTATTTCCTCCCCCGGCCCCCCAAAATAAAACTGAAGCATGCGTCAGTGTTAGATCCAATCAGGTTTTCTTTTCCAGAACGTATATGTAAGGATTACTCACATCTGGGGGCCAAGTTAGACTTTACATGCAGTTGCTTGTAATTGTATCCTGACTTTTTATAAAAATCCAAAAGCAGCCTTGAATTTCAGTAGAGGGACAACAGGAGGAGAAAGGGCTGCTTCACCCTTTCCCCTCCCATCTCTTTTCCTCCTTAGAATCAGCAGGGGAATGGAGGGATTCCTATCTCACTCTCCTAATTCCCCATTGCTCCATTTTAGCAAGCATCAGTCCTGTTTTCCCTCTTTCAGCTCTTTAAAAGAACAAACACCTCCTCTGCCAGACGCCATATGCATCTGAATCCTAGCTGCTGGATATCGCAAGTGGGGGCAgccgctgttgcgctcaggtcccgcttgcaggcttctccttcggcatctgtttggccgctgtgagaacaggatgctggaccaggtgggcttttggcctgatgcagAAGTAAGGCTCTTGCTAGATTAACACCAACTTTTGTAACAAGGCACCTCCTGACCCTAGAGAGGCTACAGTATAGTAAACTAAGCAAGTGCATACTATCTGTATGCAAAAATCTTATTCTTGTTGCGcagtctctttgaagctgaattttttttttaaaaaaaacatacacacacactcaagctgttcccaccaggttttacagtgaaaagggACTTTTCACAGTGACTTTACAGTGACTAGCGCTATGtgatgatcctccgtggcgcagagtggtaagcggcggtaacgcagctgaagctctgctcacagccggagttcgatttcaacggaaggaggaagacaaatctccggtaaaaggggttgaggtccactatccgtggtcggtaaaatgagtacctggcatatgctggggggtaaataaaggccagggaaggaactggcaatcccatcccatatatacggtctgccttgtaaacgtcgcaagacgtcaccctaagagtcggaaatgactcgcactataagtgcggggacacctttacctttactttagcTTTATGTACCCCTCGTttccagaagagagaggtggagacgcactggaaccagcagaactgtCCTACtcttaggtttttttaaatgtttgtattttGCATTTGCTGTACCAAAGATAGAGGCTAATATACAACCCCAGTTGTCTAGGATTTTAGAGttaatgctttaaatgtttttcttaaagaaattaaatcaaatcaaaattttTTTTTGCACCAAAAGGAAATTTCTTCCCAAGAAACACTGTGGACTAGaggttttctgtttttgttttttgtatgatgatgatgttttgggAAGGTATCAATCCAGATGCAGAATTGCAAAAACACACCATGTTGGATCTGTTGGTGTGGTGCCATGCGTACTGACAACTGGCTGTCATGTGGCTCAAAACCTATGAAAACTGGTTGGTGTATGTCTCACATGTTCTTCATTGCCAAAGCAGCAGGTTCCTGCCCATTCTGCGTGTGAGAAGCCAAATGATTTTAAAGATAACAGATTAGACATGTCTAGCCTGCTCTAGAAGAATGGACAAGATGCCCTGTCTCCGAATGAAATCTCTTGTGATGTGTGTACAGACCGACCAGTCCTATCTGGTAGAAATGGTGTCAAGTGCAGCAAAGTTTATTTGGCAAGGAGGGAGGTTCCTCCTTCCTGTCAGTATTTccaattattatattttttatccATCTTAGACTTGCAGCTATCCAATATATTCAGGATGGGCCTGCTTTGGTAAGAGTGTCGGGGCTGGAACAAGCAGTCAACTGGTCAAACATTGTCAATGGACCACTTATTCAAAAAGTGTCATATATTCCATGAAGACCAAAGTGTCCTTGGTGAAGTGGCaatctcttttttttattgcatcaGTGTATTATCTGATAGCAGTGGCAGGAGTTTCCATACTGAAATGCTCTGAAGTCCTGCAGAAACCAGGCACATGCACTTGCACCCCACTTAGGAATAGCCACCTCATGCCCCATCCTCTCCAGAGAGTTTTGGCCCTCACCTCTTCCAGTTGTGCTGCATGGTCTAGCTTCTGCTACTGGGCCATGACCTGTAACTGCAGGCATCTCTGAACAGAAAGGAACACAGGATTTGGGAGGAAATAAGAAAGCGAATTAACACAAGTCACAAAAAGCCCAGAAGTATGTTCTTAAGGTGCTTTCAAAAGTTCCTTGGAATCTTCTAAAAGAGAGTGATTTTTACAAGTCACAGCATTATGTCTGAGCTTTGAAAAATATTCTAAATTAAGgctctaaatcagggatggggagcctgtggccctccagatgttggtgaacagtggtccatcaacatctagagAAGCACAGGTTCCTCCTCCATGCTGTAAATGCTTGGGGTATTATTTCGCAAAATTCAACTTGTGAATTGACCgagatttttgttttgctgctgctggtttttttgttttgagtggTAAAAAGCCAGTCTTAACATGAAAACGTCTCCCAGGATTGGAATGAATGGGGTTCCATTGCTTGTGGGAGGCTGCATTCATTCATGGAGCTTTGTGAAGGTTTGGATTATGTCCATAGGATTGTATCAGTCATTAGCCATGCTttgaatagacccactgaaattaatttgtGTGACTAACTTCGGCGCATTAGTATCATTGGATGTACTTGGAGTAGAACTTAGGTGCAGATAATCCATAGTCTTTAACTTAAGTCTTTGACGTAAGTGCTTAAAATTGCTACCCCTGTGACCTCAACTTTGTTGAACTTATATCAAAGTTTTATTCGTTATATGcagatttttaaagaaatgtcatgatttaaaatgtgtttagttttacactttttttaaaaaaaatacagatggCTCTACTTATATCTATATTTTAAACATGTTATATCAGGAAACTCAAATCCTTCTTAAATGGAGGCAGGTATCCTGGAAACTGGATATTTTATCAGGTTGACGACAATGAAGATTGTGTGTCTAAAGAAGGGAGAGGTTTTGATGTGAATGGAATGTTGCTGTTGTATATTTTTTTACAGAACAAATTTATTGCATAGTATATTGGGAGACTGGATAAGGGGTATGAATTAGTATTGCCACCTGTTAATAGTAGTTGGTATTTGCAATCAGTAATGCAAATTAGGAATGACACTGTATAAGCAACTGAAAGAGGTAAACAAAATTCTGTTCCAATTATGGGCATaacattatttgtttcatttttaaatcaGCCCTCATCCTGTAAGATcctagggtggttcacaacacaaCACAGATAAAATACGACCCCACAgaacaatatttaaaacaattaaaaacctttTTACGAAAACACATAGATGACATAGTCATCAATTTCTTAGCATGTGCAGTGCTGATCTGATGATCTTCACCTCTTATAGCAAGTGTAAATCCATAATTATTGTTCTGAATGAACTAATCCACAAGACCACAAAGTGAGAATTCACCTTTTATTCCCTGGGAAAGGCATTCAATGTGGACTTTGCATAAGACATGCTCAGATATTGGGGTAAATGCAGCACGTAAAGATTTGCCTCTTAATCTGGAAGTTGTTGAGAGTTGAGGCTCCATTTTAAAATAGTCTTTatgtgatgatttatttattttttaaatttatatccctcccttcctcccagcaggagcccaggttggccATGAATAGGATCTTTCTGCTGTGGGTGATGGTCTAGGCAGGTACGATGGAAGATTCTATAGCTACACTGTTGCTTTCAGCTTACTTAATTATCattccatcttcccagggaatcCTAGGAATGTTGTTCTCTGGGTGTGTTAGTAGGGATCACTTACACATTCCTGAGCATCATtcaaaactgcagttcccagggtcCTTCACTGGAAGCCATTAGAATTAAACGGGTAAAAACTGATATAAGTTTGTAGTGTAGTACAGGTCTTTATGTGTAAATGGGGTGTTTTTGTATGTGCAATAAGTGTGCATATGTATTGCTTGTCTGTTCTTCTATACTTAAAACAAAAAGTCCATGTTTGCCCTCAAAGTTGCACTTTGGTTGTAGGATGTTGTATATTCCAAAAAACCCACAGCAAGGAAATGTGATACTTTTGATCAGATAACTTTTGCTGTTGTGATTGCTGCGGGGATTGTGGATGTTTAAGAGTGCCATGGGCACCTACTATGCTATTACTAGTGACAAGTGACAACCTATTCTTCCCAGACctttccaccaccatcaccaacaACCTCAAATTTCCTTGCAGTCTTTTTTTTATTAGAAACACCTTTTTACTATCTGTTACCTTATGTACTGGAGACTTATGATAATGATGAATATTGGTAAATTAATGGTAATTACAAAAACACAGTGCTCcctagagcagtctttcccaaccagtgtgcctccagatgatgttggaccacaattcccatctttcctgaccgttggcaatgctggctgaggctgatgggagttgtggtccaacaacttctggaggcacactagttgggaaaagctgccctaGAGTCGCCCAAGGGTCCTATGGTTGCCAGATCATTTTCCTCTTATCCAAGGAAGAAGATCTATTTAGTAGCTAGCTTTAAAGCAGAGAGGGGGAACCTAGAATGACTAGTGTTGTGTTTGTATGTAGGAGCCCCAAGTTCGTCCCCACTtgaccatgaaactcactgagacCAATCGCTATATCTCAATTCTAATAATCCACAAAGacttgttgtgaagataacatgGGAGACACCAGTCTGGAGAaaagaaattcagtaaataaatacagctaaatgttttttgaaaaatatttaacaaaatttgtatactgcttaacagAAAATAAcacttctaagcaatttacaaagaatataaaatatacattgaaATGTCCATAAAAATCAAGGTTGAAGAAATTAtgaaaaagcaaaatgaataaatCATAATGAAAAAAGCATTATAAgctaaaattacatattaaaataaatgtcAGTTTCACGTGATATTGTAATTTGATATAGTATTGCGGAAATAATGTCTTATTTCTGGTCTGCATCACTTTTCCTCACATTCTTTCATAAGTCTGTTCcatttttacattaaactgcaatttttaaaaatatgtgtttctGATTGTATTGTCTCTCAAAAGATGCATTTTAAAATTCATTGTATTTGCTGTTTGAGCTTAACTTTGCTTTGGAAATTCGAAGAATGCAGAAGTCAATGGATAGCTTAAGTTCCATtctgcacattagtccaggaTCTGGGGCCCATttgcaacatacatttaaagacaTATCAtacccagggccggattatccattaggcttagtaggctgaagcctaggggcctgcagctcttgggggcccgtgcaagagcttctgaactgcctgccatccccctgcttcacttacctttttctccgctgttttttgcggtttgccatcaa of Rhineura floridana isolate rRhiFlo1 chromosome 15, rRhiFlo1.hap2, whole genome shotgun sequence contains these proteins:
- the C15H1orf216 gene encoding UPF0500 protein C1orf216 homolog, producing the protein MFAMYQPEIPINPLFNEAKERSQLDVAYLGGRDCRPDTNLNFMGEESYDNNENWSQHKSGILTQGESEQRGDDNAPEASDNQRVLTERQKATSPPRDVPQGLKCDGMSFGSEEEEEEEDVRSPPEGAEVNGLELEKTTTEERMKENRKLASSPLEDNGYASSSLSIDSPDSGGAAGAWDMTTVATEEWKGHTELLSPVDAEAENSPPSSETLFPALAEAFRNLQDKKKFKEREKEKHHIHLVMYRRLALLRWIRSLQEKVVDQQNRLQESFDTILDNRKELIRCVQHDMGYAKNTAQAEM